In Chryseobacterium gleum, a single genomic region encodes these proteins:
- a CDS encoding HPF/RaiA family ribosome-associated protein, with the protein MKISVQSIGLTPHEPLESHIDKKVSKLDTFYDKIQECKVFLKVENNSDKANKTAEIILAVPGDDIVVKKTTTSFEESLDLCVDTAKKLLIKKKEMA; encoded by the coding sequence ATGAAGATTTCAGTACAATCAATTGGTTTAACTCCACACGAACCACTAGAATCACACATCGACAAAAAAGTAAGCAAATTAGATACCTTCTACGACAAGATTCAGGAGTGTAAGGTATTTTTGAAAGTTGAAAATAATTCGGATAAAGCGAATAAAACAGCCGAGATTATTTTAGCGGTTCCGGGAGACGATATCGTAGTAAAGAAGACTACTACAAGTTTTGAAGAAAGTCTGGACCTTTGCGTTGATACTGCTAAAAAGCTATTAATCAAGAAAAAAGAAATGGCATAG
- a CDS encoding tyrosine-type recombinase/integrase, with amino-acid sequence MLEKFLEYLEFEKRYSPHTVTSYKKDLEDFSHFFLRTESSDNLAKADKKIIRNFIVELSEHNISKRSINRKLSSLRSFYLFLLKIGEIKVSPTEGISSLKFYAEKQIPMSKEEMADLNDRVFEQVHDVLEKCIMEVLYQTGMRKAELCGLIFENVDLYGKELKIIGKGNKERVVPISSELAELLTSYLEIRNPQTEYKSYFFVNKKGKKLNEKFVYVVVNKYLSLITTKEKKSPHILRHSFATHVLDNGAEISKVKKILGHSSLASTQVYTNANIEQLKKVFNQAHPRASKKEEL; translated from the coding sequence ATGCTGGAAAAGTTTTTAGAATACCTGGAATTCGAAAAAAGGTACTCTCCTCATACTGTCACAAGCTACAAAAAAGACCTTGAAGACTTTTCCCATTTCTTTCTCCGAACAGAATCTTCCGACAATTTAGCCAAAGCAGACAAGAAAATTATCAGGAATTTCATTGTCGAATTGAGTGAACATAATATTTCCAAGAGAAGCATTAATAGAAAGCTGTCTTCTCTCCGTAGTTTTTATCTTTTTCTTTTAAAAATTGGTGAAATTAAAGTTTCTCCCACTGAAGGGATTTCTTCCCTGAAGTTTTATGCTGAAAAACAGATTCCTATGTCTAAAGAGGAAATGGCAGATCTGAATGATAGGGTTTTTGAACAGGTACATGATGTGCTTGAAAAATGCATTATGGAAGTTCTTTATCAGACTGGCATGCGTAAAGCTGAACTTTGTGGCCTGATATTTGAAAATGTTGACTTATACGGAAAAGAATTAAAAATAATAGGAAAAGGGAATAAAGAAAGGGTAGTTCCCATATCCAGTGAACTGGCTGAACTTCTTACAAGTTATCTTGAAATAAGAAATCCGCAGACAGAATATAAATCATATTTTTTTGTCAATAAGAAAGGGAAAAAACTCAACGAAAAATTTGTTTATGTGGTAGTTAATAAGTACCTTAGTCTTATAACAACAAAAGAAAAAAAAAGTCCTCACATCCTTCGGCATAGCTTTGCTACACACGTTTTGGATAATGGGGCGGAGATCTCCAAAGTGAAAAAAATATTAGGGCATTCCAGTCTTGCCAGTACTCAGGTCTACACGAATGCTAATATTGAACAATTGAAAAAAGTGTTTAATCAGGCTCACCCTCGAGCATCAAAAAAAGAAGAATTATGA